The following coding sequences lie in one Candidatus Hydrogenedentota bacterium genomic window:
- the mrdA gene encoding penicillin-binding protein 2, producing the protein MAGKNDPQRYEGVEARVQFFGVLLMAALAVLCVQFWRLQVLNLSEFARMAEDNRVWQKRLASDRGVIYARNGEVLADNRACADAVFVPGECPPGRHAEVAEKIEALLGVPADWLTARIAELRRAPFTQVIIKRDLTKADRVRVEEHQHELPGLATVVHPQRRYLYGETAGQLLGYLGEINQGELDAWKTDGYYLGDLVGKDGLERYYEKRLHGQDGYMLVTKYASGQPQLRTDKTGQPYIAKRDTRGHLLEVEAPPVAPKAGGALHLTLDLGLQRKCEALLKGEVGSIVVLDADTGAVLSMASSPGYDPGVFVNRGHNAERMELLAGAKPNRMTHRAFREIYPPGSVFKVMLAAAALEEGVIKTSPKTTHFCPGHFTLESGGRRWRCWKRSGHGTVEVVDALAYSCDVFFYNVGLKLGVDKIAKWSHAMGLGERTGIDLPGEIPGLIPDKEWKAQVFADKPVWDQKWYPGDTVNLSIGQGSAGTTPLQNAVMMACIVNGGYRVRPYLAEETGPLKSEKLLSDATIETVIAGMLKCVEDGPPAPTGTGNLARIPGMTIIGKTGSAQVMSLAHHDQYKNEEDIPYHMRDHAWFVAGVLDREPRVALCILVEHGHHGSSAAAPYAREVIGYFYGPRDGEPAPEPGPGGE; encoded by the coding sequence ATGGCGGGCAAAAACGATCCCCAGCGGTACGAGGGTGTCGAGGCGCGGGTGCAGTTCTTCGGCGTGCTCCTGATGGCCGCGCTCGCAGTGCTCTGCGTGCAGTTCTGGCGGCTCCAGGTGCTGAATCTCAGCGAGTTTGCCCGCATGGCCGAGGACAACCGCGTGTGGCAGAAGCGCCTCGCCTCGGACCGGGGCGTCATCTACGCCCGGAACGGCGAGGTGCTGGCGGACAACCGTGCCTGCGCCGACGCCGTCTTCGTGCCGGGCGAGTGCCCGCCGGGGCGCCACGCCGAGGTTGCGGAGAAGATCGAGGCGCTGCTCGGGGTGCCCGCCGACTGGCTGACGGCCCGGATAGCGGAGCTGCGCCGCGCGCCCTTCACCCAGGTCATCATCAAGCGGGACCTCACCAAGGCGGACCGGGTCCGGGTGGAGGAGCACCAGCACGAGCTGCCGGGGCTGGCCACGGTGGTCCACCCGCAGCGCCGCTATCTTTACGGGGAGACGGCGGGCCAGCTTCTTGGCTATCTCGGTGAGATCAACCAGGGCGAGCTGGACGCCTGGAAGACGGACGGCTATTATCTGGGCGACCTTGTGGGCAAGGACGGCCTGGAGCGGTATTATGAAAAGCGGCTGCACGGGCAGGACGGGTACATGCTCGTGACGAAGTATGCCTCGGGCCAGCCGCAACTGCGCACGGACAAGACCGGACAGCCCTACATCGCGAAGCGCGACACCCGGGGCCACCTGCTTGAGGTGGAGGCGCCGCCGGTGGCGCCCAAGGCCGGCGGCGCGCTCCACCTCACCCTTGACCTCGGCCTGCAGCGGAAATGCGAGGCTTTGCTGAAGGGCGAGGTGGGCTCCATTGTCGTCCTCGACGCGGACACGGGGGCGGTGCTGTCCATGGCCAGCAGTCCGGGCTACGACCCGGGCGTGTTTGTGAACCGCGGGCACAACGCGGAGCGCATGGAGCTGCTGGCGGGCGCCAAGCCCAACCGGATGACCCACCGGGCCTTCCGCGAGATATACCCGCCCGGCTCGGTCTTCAAGGTGATGCTGGCCGCCGCCGCCCTGGAGGAGGGCGTCATCAAAACCAGCCCGAAGACCACGCATTTTTGTCCGGGGCACTTCACCCTGGAGAGCGGCGGGCGCCGCTGGCGCTGCTGGAAACGGTCCGGGCACGGCACCGTGGAGGTGGTGGACGCGCTGGCCTATTCGTGCGACGTGTTCTTCTACAATGTGGGGCTGAAACTCGGCGTGGACAAAATCGCCAAGTGGTCCCACGCGATGGGACTCGGGGAGCGGACCGGCATAGACCTTCCGGGCGAGATACCCGGCCTCATCCCGGACAAGGAGTGGAAGGCCCAGGTTTTCGCCGACAAGCCGGTGTGGGACCAGAAATGGTACCCCGGCGACACGGTGAACCTGAGCATCGGCCAGGGCAGCGCGGGCACCACCCCCCTGCAGAACGCCGTGATGATGGCCTGCATCGTGAACGGCGGTTACCGGGTGCGCCCCTATCTCGCGGAGGAAACGGGGCCCCTGAAATCCGAAAAACTGCTCAGCGACGCCACCATCGAAACGGTCATCGCCGGGATGCTCAAGTGCGTCGAGGACGGCCCGCCGGCCCCCACGGGCACGGGGAACCTCGCGCGCATACCCGGCATGACCATCATCGGCAAGACGGGGTCCGCGCAGGTCATGTCCCTGGCCCACCACGATCAGTACAAGAACGAGGAGGACATTCCCTACCACATGCGCGATCATGCCTGGTTTGTCGCGGGGGTGCTTGACCGCGAGCCGCGCGTCGCTTTATGCATCCTGGTGGAGCACGGGCACCACGGCAGTTCCGCCGCCGCGCCCTACGCCAGGGAGGTCATCGGGTATTTTTACGGGCCGCGCGACGGGGAACCCGCGCCGGAGCCCGGACCGGGGGGGGAATAG
- a CDS encoding rod shape-determining protein, translated as MAIDLGTANTLVYVKGQGIVLSEPSVVAINKDTGLPRAVGNEAKNMIGRTPGNIVAIRPMKDGVIADFEVTEMMLRYFIQKVHNRKRLAWPRVAVSVPSGITAVERRAVVESAIQAGAKKVYIIEEPMAAAIGAGLPVQEPQGCMIVDIGGGTTEVAVISLGGIVFPKSVRVAGDEMDQAIIQHLKRTYNMMVGERTAEDIKITIGSAFPLKEELEMQVKGRDQVMGLPKVITITSEEIREALREPVSAIVDAVRVTLERTPPELSADIVDRGVVLAGGGALLRGLDELIHKETGLHVTVAEDPLGAVVLGGGKFLEELKHFKPEEI; from the coding sequence ATGGCCATTGATCTGGGCACCGCGAACACGCTGGTGTATGTGAAGGGCCAGGGCATCGTGCTGAGCGAGCCCTCTGTGGTGGCCATCAACAAGGACACGGGGCTCCCCCGCGCGGTGGGCAACGAGGCCAAGAACATGATTGGCCGCACGCCGGGGAACATCGTGGCCATCCGCCCGATGAAGGACGGCGTCATCGCCGACTTCGAGGTGACGGAGATGATGCTGCGCTATTTCATCCAGAAGGTCCACAACCGCAAGCGCCTGGCGTGGCCGCGCGTGGCGGTGAGCGTGCCCTCGGGCATCACGGCGGTGGAGCGGCGGGCCGTGGTGGAGAGCGCCATCCAGGCCGGCGCGAAAAAGGTGTACATCATCGAGGAGCCCATGGCGGCCGCCATCGGCGCGGGCCTCCCGGTGCAGGAGCCGCAGGGCTGCATGATCGTGGACATCGGCGGCGGGACCACGGAGGTGGCGGTGATTTCCCTGGGCGGCATCGTGTTCCCGAAATCCGTGCGCGTGGCCGGTGACGAGATGGACCAGGCCATCATCCAGCACCTGAAGCGGACCTACAACATGATGGTGGGCGAGCGCACGGCGGAGGACATCAAGATAACCATCGGCTCGGCCTTCCCCCTGAAGGAGGAGCTGGAAATGCAGGTGAAGGGCCGGGACCAGGTCATGGGCCTGCCCAAGGTCATCACCATCACCTCGGAGGAAATCCGGGAGGCCCTGCGCGAGCCCGTCAGCGCGATTGTGGACGCGGTCCGCGTGACCCTCGAGCGCACGCCCCCCGAGCTCTCCGCCGACATCGTGGACCGGGGCGTGGTGCTCGCCGGCGGCGGCGCGCTGCTGCGCGGCCTGGACGAGCTCATCCACAAGGAGACGGGCCTCCACGTGACCGTGGCGGAGGACCCCCTGGGCGCCGTGGTGCTCGGGGGCGGCAAGTTCCTCGAGGAGTTGAAGCATTTCAAGCCGGAAGAGATTTGA
- a CDS encoding rod shape-determining protein MreC, with protein sequence MLNLGRILSEHRPVALLAVLVLGSLVSLVRGTESSLVRGGVVRVVAATAWPFLEARRAVSGAAGDAYRFVSDYQGALDEAKALGQEVAKLKTDTARLAMLQAENGRLRNMLGFVRENPRLTLEPVTVLESYKGMLRIDRGGVHGIRPSMCVVSTQGVVGVVTEVADFTSTVATLHHMDCRVGAMVLRNRLRAYDGVVQASGNDLSRICTMEYIDMKEEVRVGDIIVTSPESLFPAGLMIGRISAVHDGGSLWKSAEVVPAVDPYTLDEVFLIRRTVEDPSWLSGPKEDFLGMTARTRAAAGEAVSAGTPAPDLRTLQERFAP encoded by the coding sequence GTGTTGAATTTGGGGCGCATACTGAGCGAGCACCGGCCGGTGGCGCTGCTGGCCGTGCTGGTGCTGGGCTCGCTGGTGTCACTGGTGCGCGGCACCGAATCCTCCCTCGTGCGCGGGGGGGTGGTCCGCGTTGTCGCCGCGACGGCCTGGCCCTTCCTTGAGGCGCGGCGCGCCGTCTCCGGCGCGGCGGGCGACGCCTACCGTTTTGTCAGCGACTATCAGGGCGCGCTGGACGAGGCGAAGGCCCTCGGCCAGGAGGTGGCCAAACTGAAAACCGACACGGCCCGCCTGGCCATGCTCCAGGCGGAGAACGGCCGGCTTCGGAACATGCTCGGTTTTGTCCGGGAGAACCCCCGCCTCACGCTCGAACCCGTCACGGTGCTGGAAAGTTACAAGGGGATGCTCCGCATAGACCGGGGCGGTGTCCACGGGATACGCCCCTCGATGTGCGTGGTGAGCACGCAGGGCGTGGTCGGCGTGGTGACCGAGGTTGCGGACTTCACCTCGACGGTGGCCACGCTCCACCACATGGACTGCCGGGTCGGCGCGATGGTCCTGCGCAACCGTCTGCGCGCCTACGACGGCGTGGTCCAGGCGAGCGGCAACGATCTGAGCCGCATCTGCACCATGGAGTACATAGACATGAAGGAGGAGGTCCGCGTCGGCGACATTATCGTCACCAGCCCGGAGAGCCTTTTCCCGGCGGGGCTGATGATCGGGCGGATCAGCGCCGTGCATGACGGCGGCTCCCTGTGGAAGAGCGCCGAGGTTGTGCCCGCGGTGGACCCCTACACCCTGGACGAGGTGTTTCTCATCCGCCGCACGGTGGAGGACCCGTCCTGGCTTTCCGGCCCGAAGGAGGATTTTCTGGGCATGACCGCCCGCACCCGCGCCGCCGCCGGCGAGGCCGTGTCCGCGGGAACGCCGGCGCCCGACCTCCGCACGCTGCAGGAGCGGTTCGCGCCATGA
- the mreD gene encoding rod shape-determining protein MreD — MRWRGNRLAVNLWWLAGVVFLALVQTNWPDALKFQEVLPDLVLVMVVYFAIAEGEERAMLTGLVGGLYQDVAVNTVMGHHVLCHVLVGFAAGRLATRLVTGHAAVKAGLVLSAALSQGVLFTLIQYVQQPQRGMLYPLVTAVVPSAFYTALVAPLVFVLLDLLMGRRETPGGVMV; from the coding sequence ATGAGGTGGCGGGGCAACCGGCTGGCGGTGAATCTCTGGTGGCTGGCGGGGGTCGTGTTTCTCGCCCTTGTCCAGACCAACTGGCCCGACGCGCTGAAGTTCCAGGAGGTGCTGCCCGATCTTGTGCTTGTGATGGTGGTCTATTTCGCCATCGCCGAGGGCGAGGAGCGGGCGATGCTCACGGGGCTGGTCGGCGGGCTCTACCAGGATGTCGCAGTGAACACCGTCATGGGGCACCACGTCCTGTGCCACGTCCTGGTCGGCTTTGCGGCGGGCCGCCTCGCCACACGCCTTGTGACCGGGCACGCCGCGGTGAAGGCGGGCCTGGTCCTCAGCGCGGCCCTGTCCCAGGGCGTGCTGTTCACGCTCATCCAGTATGTGCAGCAGCCCCAGCGCGGCATGCTGTACCCCCTGGTGACCGCCGTGGTCCCCTCGGCCTTCTACACCGCCCTTGTCGCGCCGCTGGTCTTCGTCCTGCTGGACCTGCTCATGGGCCGCCGCGAGACGCCCGGCGGGGTCATGGTGTAG
- the rodA gene encoding rod shape-determining protein RodA → MPYSRMVQYQDVSVRVFDWRNLKRVDWLLTLAVLALAATGWVLLYSASRSSDILYFNRQIMYFGIGTAIALVLACTDYRFLVALAPLMYVAGVLLLLAVLFFGTVAKGSERWLVLGPLRLQPSETFKLIMVFSLTWYLAKLGPRIRKLHWFLLAFALTGVPMALILKQPNLGTAACLAPLVLVMLFVAGCRKSHLVVVVLMGLSVFPALWWQMRDFDPDTPREPGSAFELKHYQKMRVYAFLHPEYDPRGSGWHTLQSKITVGSGGLSGKGYMEGTQTRLNYLPEHHTDFIYSLLAEEFGFVGSVAVIALFLLFLLRGLLFARDCPDMTGTLLAAGIVTVLAFHIFVNIAITIGLMPVTGIPLPFLSYGGSFYMTTMAGVGILLNVPARGRGVAIG, encoded by the coding sequence ATGCCCTACAGCCGCATGGTGCAGTATCAGGACGTGAGCGTCCGGGTCTTTGACTGGCGCAACCTCAAGCGCGTGGACTGGCTCCTCACGCTGGCGGTGCTGGCCCTCGCGGCAACGGGCTGGGTGCTCCTCTACAGCGCGAGCCGCAGCAGCGACATCCTCTATTTCAACCGTCAGATCATGTATTTTGGCATCGGGACGGCAATAGCCCTGGTCCTGGCCTGCACGGACTACCGGTTTCTGGTGGCGCTGGCGCCGCTCATGTATGTTGCCGGCGTTTTGCTGCTCCTGGCCGTGCTCTTTTTCGGCACCGTGGCCAAGGGCAGCGAGCGCTGGCTGGTGCTCGGGCCCCTGCGCCTCCAGCCCTCCGAGACCTTCAAGCTCATCATGGTCTTCTCCCTCACCTGGTATCTGGCGAAACTCGGCCCGCGCATCCGGAAACTCCACTGGTTCCTGCTGGCCTTCGCGCTGACCGGCGTGCCCATGGCGCTGATACTGAAGCAGCCGAACCTGGGCACCGCCGCGTGCCTCGCCCCCCTGGTGCTGGTGATGCTCTTTGTCGCCGGATGCAGAAAGAGCCACCTTGTGGTGGTGGTCCTGATGGGCCTTTCGGTGTTTCCCGCGCTGTGGTGGCAGATGCGCGACTTTGACCCGGACACTCCCCGCGAGCCGGGGAGCGCGTTTGAGCTGAAACATTACCAGAAGATGCGCGTCTACGCCTTCCTGCATCCGGAGTACGACCCGCGCGGGAGCGGGTGGCACACCCTCCAGAGCAAGATCACCGTGGGCAGCGGCGGCCTTTCGGGCAAGGGTTACATGGAGGGCACGCAGACCCGGCTCAATTACCTCCCCGAGCACCACACCGACTTCATCTACTCCCTTCTTGCGGAGGAGTTCGGGTTCGTCGGCTCGGTCGCCGTCATCGCCCTGTTTCTCCTGTTTCTGCTGCGGGGGCTTCTCTTCGCGCGGGACTGCCCCGACATGACCGGAACGCTGCTGGCCGCGGGCATTGTGACCGTCCTGGCCTTCCACATATTTGTTAACATAGCCATCACCATAGGACTGATGCCCGTGACGGGCATACCCCTGCCCTTCCTCAGCTACGGGGGGTCTTTTTACATGACCACCATGGCCGGGGTG